A genomic window from Methanobrevibacter sp. TLL-48-HuF1 includes:
- a CDS encoding ferritin has protein sequence MLSNNMELELNKQVNAELYSGYLYLSMASYFEDEDLPGFANWMRVQAQEELEHGMKIYDYIIRRGASVTLEAIEGPQTKWDSPLAAFEHVLSHEQTVTGLINNLVDISITEKDHATNNFLQWFVEEQVEEEENAMELVGKVKRAQNSVDLMYTLDSELASRVYTPPADNEN, from the coding sequence ATGCTTTCTAATAATATGGAATTAGAATTAAATAAACAAGTAAATGCAGAATTGTATTCTGGATATCTCTATTTGTCAATGGCTTCTTATTTTGAAGATGAAGATTTGCCTGGTTTTGCAAATTGGATGAGAGTACAAGCTCAGGAAGAACTGGAACATGGAATGAAAATCTATGACTATATAATTAGGAGAGGAGCTTCTGTTACTTTGGAAGCTATTGAAGGACCTCAAACTAAATGGGACTCTCCATTAGCTGCATTTGAACATGTATTATCTCATGAACAAACTGTAACTGGTCTTATTAATAATTTAGTTGATATTTCTATTACAGAAAAAGATCATGCTACCAATAATTTCCTGCAATGGTTTGTTGAAGAACAAGTTGAAGAGGAAGAAAATGCAATGGAATTGGTAGGTAAAGTAAAAAGAGCACAAAATTCTGTTGATTTGATGTATACACTTGACAGTGAACTTGCTAGCCGTGTTTACACTCCACCAGCAGATAATGAAAATTAA
- a CDS encoding zinc-ribbon domain-containing protein: MVKCNNCGTSIEESDNFCMNCGNKIEKNNENDILPLVTLIKCPNCKKQILNEWKYCRFCGYDTNQPKGTSLIKKIVDDVAYDSNVLRFCTSCGKKYHDDSSICQNCGNEIPKPKENYFGDLSYENFQLLYINQILIPLSTHYSTNFRKILIKDHFNISYDEESHILYLLIEYAIRNPNENIIPYFEKILNETKENFKDIENAALNKIKPQIEELFNTKGLTFKNKKQISAAEYQTIKTPITTDKHGGGTKALATFGFGLLGYAASSGVKTEVKTEKIKTQDAKYCYTTINISKKYGDIDIAVSRENNTKFILKWKNISLFSDDNYFVLDSGETFKCELYSDEINEIITSSLLDIAVTHDSRLIHKYRPEILLKVQKFLNELINREINSSKINESSKSTVNLEKLIEMYDKGLLTDEEFIAMKKKIN; this comes from the coding sequence ATGGTTAAATGTAATAACTGCGGAACATCAATTGAAGAAAGCGACAATTTTTGTATGAATTGTGGAAATAAAATTGAAAAAAACAATGAAAATGACATACTTCCATTAGTAACCTTAATTAAATGTCCTAACTGTAAAAAACAGATATTGAATGAATGGAAATACTGTCGTTTTTGTGGATATGACACAAATCAACCAAAAGGAACATCATTAATTAAAAAAATAGTTGATGATGTGGCTTATGATTCAAATGTTTTAAGATTTTGCACTTCCTGCGGTAAAAAATATCATGATGATTCAAGTATCTGTCAAAATTGTGGAAATGAAATTCCAAAACCAAAAGAGAATTATTTCGGAGACTTATCTTATGAAAACTTCCAATTACTTTATATAAACCAGATTCTTATTCCATTATCCACACATTACAGTACAAACTTTAGAAAAATTCTTATAAAAGACCATTTTAACATTTCATATGATGAAGAATCCCATATACTGTATTTACTAATTGAATATGCAATACGTAATCCTAATGAAAATATCATCCCATATTTTGAAAAAATATTAAATGAAACAAAAGAAAATTTTAAAGATATTGAAAATGCTGCTTTAAATAAAATAAAACCTCAAATAGAAGAATTATTTAATACAAAAGGATTAACCTTTAAAAACAAAAAACAGATTAGTGCTGCTGAATACCAAACTATTAAAACACCGATTACAACAGATAAACACGGAGGAGGTACAAAAGCACTGGCAACATTTGGTTTCGGACTTTTAGGATATGCAGCTTCTTCAGGTGTAAAAACTGAAGTAAAAACTGAGAAAATTAAAACACAGGATGCGAAATACTGTTATACAACCATCAATATTTCAAAAAAATATGGGGATATTGATATTGCCGTATCCAGAGAAAATAACACTAAATTTATTCTAAAATGGAAAAATATATCCCTATTTAGCGATGATAACTACTTTGTATTAGATTCAGGAGAAACCTTTAAATGTGAACTTTACAGTGATGAAATTAATGAAATAATCACCTCATCACTTCTTGACATTGCAGTTACCCATGATTCCAGATTAATTCACAAATACCGTCCAGAAATATTATTAAAAGTACAAAAATTTTTAAATGAACTAATAAACCGGGAAATTAACAGTTCTAAAATAAATGAATCTTCAAAATCAACTGTTAATCTTGAAAAACTAATTGAAATGTATGATAAAGGATTATTAACTGATGAAGAATTTATTGCTATGAAGAAAAAAATTAATTAA
- a CDS encoding phenylacetate--CoA ligase family protein translates to MFWNEKIECMPREELEELQLKKLQKTVKRAFDKIPYYNKKYTACEVFPEDIETLKDIEKLPFITKDDLRESYPYGLFAVDMKDIKEIHSSSGTTGKPVVSGYTKKDLDTWAETTARGLGMMGIGENDIIQNTHGYGLFTGGFGVHYGSHKVGATIVPISTGQTRRQIEIMKDFGVTCLIATPSYGIHLAEVAEDDGINPKDMNLKAIGFGAEMWSEEIRQKLENLFGAPAYNIYGLTELMGPGVGMECSAQKGLHIAEDIYYPEIIDSATGKTLGENQKGELVLTNLEREGMPIIRFRTKDLTSLNYEPCECGRTSARMSRITGRADDMIKVKGVAIFPSQIEKALLKVGDVEPHYLIIVTRPGTLDQIEVKVEASKNLFFDGVKEMVNIQSKIAKSIENETGIRVKVTLVEPKSLPRYEGKAKRVIDKRNLH, encoded by the coding sequence ATGTTTTGGAATGAGAAAATCGAATGTATGCCAAGGGAAGAACTTGAAGAACTACAATTGAAAAAGCTTCAAAAAACAGTGAAACGAGCTTTTGACAAAATTCCATATTACAATAAAAAATATACAGCATGTGAAGTTTTCCCTGAAGATATTGAAACTTTAAAAGATATAGAAAAATTACCGTTCATCACAAAAGATGATTTAAGAGAAAGCTATCCTTATGGTCTTTTTGCAGTTGATATGAAAGACATAAAAGAAATACATTCCTCTTCAGGAACTACCGGAAAACCTGTAGTATCAGGATATACCAAAAAAGACTTGGATACCTGGGCAGAAACAACTGCAAGAGGTTTGGGAATGATGGGCATCGGTGAAAATGACATTATTCAAAATACTCACGGATACGGATTATTTACTGGCGGATTTGGTGTTCATTACGGATCACATAAAGTTGGAGCAACAATAGTGCCTATATCAACAGGACAGACCAGAAGACAAATCGAAATAATGAAAGACTTTGGAGTAACCTGTTTGATTGCAACACCATCTTACGGAATTCATTTGGCTGAAGTAGCTGAAGATGACGGAATCAATCCCAAAGATATGAATCTTAAAGCTATCGGATTTGGAGCTGAAATGTGGAGTGAAGAAATCAGACAAAAACTAGAAAATCTCTTTGGAGCACCTGCATACAACATTTACGGATTAACTGAACTTATGGGACCAGGTGTAGGAATGGAATGCAGTGCTCAAAAAGGATTGCATATAGCTGAAGATATTTACTATCCCGAAATAATTGATTCAGCAACCGGCAAAACCTTAGGAGAAAATCAGAAAGGAGAACTTGTATTAACAAACCTTGAAAGAGAAGGAATGCCGATAATCAGATTTAGAACAAAAGACTTAACTTCACTTAACTACGAACCATGTGAATGTGGAAGAACCAGTGCAAGAATGAGCAGAATAACCGGCAGAGCAGATGATATGATTAAAGTAAAAGGAGTAGCTATATTCCCATCTCAAATAGAAAAAGCATTACTTAAAGTAGGTGATGTAGAGCCTCATTATTTAATTATAGTTACAAGACCTGGAACTTTAGACCAAATAGAAGTAAAAGTGGAAGCTTCTAAAAACCTTTTCTTTGATGGAGTAAAGGAAATGGTTAATATTCAAAGCAAAATAGCCAAATCTATTGAAAATGAAACTGGAATAAGAGTAAAAGTAACATTAGTTGAACCAAAAAGCCTTCCAAGATATGAAGGAAAAGCTAAAAGAGTTATAGATAAAAGAAATTTACATTAA
- a CDS encoding ACT domain-containing protein has protein sequence MNSMKVKQLSIFLQNKKGSLYDALETLSENDINIRALSLADTSDFGILRVVVDNPQKGEKVLEENYLVKTTDIVAIEMTDSPGGLSFVLKTIKENNLDLEYLYAFTHDKKDKAILLLHTDNLDALIDALIKNEIVIVPPEEVYNL, from the coding sequence ATGAACAGTATGAAAGTAAAACAATTATCAATATTCTTGCAAAACAAAAAAGGAAGCTTATATGATGCTCTTGAAACTTTATCTGAAAATGATATAAATATAAGAGCTCTTTCACTTGCAGATACTTCTGATTTTGGTATTTTAAGAGTTGTAGTAGATAATCCTCAAAAAGGAGAAAAAGTACTTGAAGAAAACTATCTGGTCAAAACAACTGACATAGTAGCTATTGAAATGACAGATTCACCTGGTGGATTGTCATTTGTTTTAAAAACTATAAAAGAAAATAACTTAGATTTAGAGTATTTATATGCATTTACTCATGATAAAAAAGATAAAGCAATCTTACTTTTGCATACAGATAATTTAGATGCATTAATAGATGCTTTAATTAAAAATGAAATAGTTATAGTACCTCCAGAGGAAGTCTATAACTTATAA
- a CDS encoding cobaltochelatase subunit CobN gives MNLGNKKNFSPIIPFIIILAIIISLSPTTISAQENTTNSEIQNITETTADSIEINLEENSICENDSHECSFPPYKISYSNVIKENNLPKKALLISDNPGTNILNDAACDILNTYKDVNIQVRSCNQICKMNENELYTLVETSDIVIINWLTSDADSVFTNLLLKYPNLSNKELFLFLETSSSSQAKNLHLVRNSTINHKKIFSDKSIYTEEFLNNYFSMTKRGQNYNVYYEYITNGDGKLVNEEFNKAVLYKNYNNKENQINEILWALNITGYECKYSDPRFSKTYEYGIFREQYMTLEEYKKKYFDSSRPYTVGLLESNMYVSNGQLQPYYALIKSLEAKGCNVIPVVAAGGSENQLKVMVKYFTNAPSYEAYLNNPLKYTNNVNAIISMPAYGIGGNLFDNTTKYFETAGVPVFRAVHSDYVSNEEWELSATGLPGNRSDKWWHVAIGEAQGIIEATFVGGVTHEISSKTGAQLSGFKAHEKNIDLFTKRIVSWINLQYTVNSDKKISLVYFNYPPGKQNIGSSYLDSITSVYNLLYELKSQGYNVGKLPTTVKELEDMMIKSGINVATWAPGELEKLSNQPNIVLLPVAEYENWFNSLEPISKVQVIEGPVAYIGQLARNAIAINYTSPMKDIINDWYNGVKSLLPENYTESGVLLLNKIVAALNKYLQTGKDGDYQEYLSLKSQWKALNIPGLNGWGEAPGNIMTVTKNGVEYFVIPGLKFGNIFIAPEPQRGWEAKSDLLYHSSAVAPTHQYLAAYYYMQKEYSSAMVFIGRHATHEWLPGKEVLLSTTDYGSIVVGDVPQIYFYISDGLGEGLEAKRRGFAVMITHLTSPLAYTSLYGNLTAIANLINKYENTTDKTQKDTIAFSIKLLIERNNYIQSMGLTQEEFEKLNLNEVVKSADKFLFEVQNTLYPLGLHAIGQNWTVTDISRSVVAALSQEFTYDGITTTIFDEVAKYLFSKKYSELNALERDKVLNTSEQIVAALIFSNSTTVANVLGSDSPSLIAAMNYGRYYISLIYASINNELTSFINGLNGKYIPVVSDGDVININSLPTGGNFFHDQSQELPTEEAYNYAKILTLLTLSSLNEKTQKIAMGIWCVETARDNGALISVVLYLLGMQPVYTSSPSAGGKTEDGDSVGTKTKIMPKFVGLKDLLRPEGWAKKRIDVVVITSGNFRDLYSTQVSLLDNAFRVALARSYLTIINNKTLMESKYGKDMKEALDKVMEGIGYYGVGSESFDENYVARHWVNDFIYYKNLGYNNTYAGEVAITRVFAPPNGDYGAGIAKSVSLSWTWNNTNDLAKFYLGRMGNMYSKNYWGETNPVVFARVLNNTDDIIVSRNTNVYGIADNDDFFDYWGGLSMAVSYINGKTPNMNVLMYGNKDKPYISSIETVLSKETATRYFNPNWILGMMNEGYSGARYISNKFLNNLFGWAVTRPNAVNNWMWDESYNVYIKDKYNLGVTDWLQSGNNNYAFISSAGTLLTAAYNGYWQTDKGTLENLATMWANSIIVNGVACCDCSCGNIAMLKWATQYINPDLLAKFNDQLYQATQNNIFANSFVPTNSNNQNSNDESQSSSKATSTTQSSIISYGGSNSQISSSIGMDSSQNPSSSSSEVSASEQESGKSYEVSKDTSSSSSTKGDMPISLIICVVVMVLIFGYGYYKRKNEE, from the coding sequence ATGAATTTAGGTAATAAAAAAAATTTTTCACCTATAATACCATTTATAATAATATTAGCAATAATTATATCATTAAGTCCAACGACAATTTCTGCACAGGAAAACACAACAAACTCTGAAATTCAAAATATAACTGAAACAACTGCTGATAGCATAGAAATCAACTTGGAAGAAAACAGTATCTGTGAAAATGATTCTCATGAATGCAGCTTCCCACCGTATAAAATATCTTATAGTAATGTAATTAAAGAAAATAACCTTCCTAAAAAGGCATTACTAATAAGCGATAATCCTGGGACAAACATATTAAATGATGCTGCCTGCGATATCCTAAACACATACAAAGATGTAAATATACAGGTTAGAAGCTGTAATCAAATTTGCAAAATGAATGAAAATGAGTTATACACTCTTGTGGAAACTAGCGATATTGTTATTATTAACTGGTTAACTTCTGATGCTGATTCAGTATTTACTAATTTACTACTAAAATATCCAAATCTATCAAATAAAGAATTGTTTTTATTTTTAGAAACATCCAGTAGCTCTCAAGCAAAAAATTTACACTTGGTTAGAAATTCAACAATAAATCATAAAAAAATATTTTCAGATAAAAGCATATATACTGAAGAATTTTTAAACAATTACTTTTCAATGACTAAAAGAGGGCAAAATTACAATGTATATTACGAATATATTACAAATGGGGATGGAAAATTAGTCAATGAAGAATTTAACAAAGCAGTGTTATATAAAAATTACAATAACAAAGAAAATCAAATAAATGAAATATTGTGGGCTTTAAATATTACCGGATATGAATGCAAATATTCCGATCCGCGTTTTAGTAAAACCTATGAATACGGAATATTTAGAGAACAGTACATGACACTTGAAGAATATAAAAAGAAATATTTTGATTCCTCAAGACCATATACTGTGGGTTTACTTGAAAGTAATATGTATGTAAGTAACGGTCAATTACAGCCATACTATGCACTAATCAAATCATTAGAAGCTAAAGGATGCAATGTTATTCCTGTTGTAGCGGCTGGCGGGTCTGAAAACCAGTTAAAAGTAATGGTAAAATACTTTACCAATGCTCCAAGTTATGAAGCCTATTTAAATAATCCGTTGAAATATACAAATAATGTCAATGCAATAATTTCAATGCCTGCATATGGTATTGGAGGAAATTTATTTGATAATACAACCAAGTACTTTGAAACTGCAGGAGTTCCAGTATTTCGTGCGGTTCATTCTGATTATGTCAGTAATGAAGAATGGGAATTAAGTGCTACAGGGCTTCCTGGGAATCGTAGTGATAAATGGTGGCATGTAGCAATTGGTGAAGCACAGGGCATTATTGAAGCAACATTTGTTGGAGGAGTTACTCATGAAATTTCTTCAAAAACCGGAGCTCAGTTAAGTGGTTTTAAAGCTCATGAAAAAAATATTGATTTGTTTACTAAAAGAATTGTTTCCTGGATAAATTTACAATATACAGTTAACAGTGACAAAAAGATTTCTTTAGTTTACTTCAACTATCCTCCAGGAAAACAAAATATCGGATCAAGTTATTTAGATTCAATTACAAGTGTTTATAATCTATTATATGAACTTAAATCACAGGGATATAATGTGGGAAAACTCCCAACAACTGTTAAGGAACTTGAAGACATGATGATTAAAAGCGGTATTAATGTAGCAACCTGGGCTCCTGGAGAATTGGAAAAATTATCCAATCAGCCAAATATCGTATTATTGCCAGTTGCAGAATATGAAAACTGGTTTAATAGTTTGGAACCAATTTCTAAAGTCCAAGTTATTGAAGGTCCTGTTGCATATATTGGTCAGTTAGCTAGAAATGCAATAGCTATTAATTATACCTCACCAATGAAAGATATAATTAATGACTGGTATAATGGCGTTAAATCATTATTACCTGAAAATTATACTGAAAGTGGAGTCCTGCTTTTAAATAAAATCGTTGCGGCTTTAAACAAATACTTACAAACAGGAAAAGATGGTGATTATCAGGAATATTTATCTCTTAAATCCCAATGGAAAGCATTGAATATTCCTGGATTAAACGGATGGGGAGAAGCTCCTGGAAACATTATGACAGTTACAAAAAATGGAGTAGAATACTTTGTAATTCCAGGTTTAAAATTCGGTAACATATTCATAGCTCCAGAACCTCAAAGAGGATGGGAAGCTAAATCAGATTTACTATATCATAGTTCTGCAGTAGCACCTACACACCAGTATCTGGCTGCATATTATTATATGCAAAAAGAATATTCCTCAGCTATGGTTTTTATTGGAAGACATGCAACACATGAATGGTTACCTGGAAAAGAAGTTTTACTGTCAACAACTGATTACGGATCAATTGTAGTTGGTGACGTTCCACAGATATATTTCTATATTTCTGACGGATTAGGAGAAGGATTAGAAGCAAAAAGAAGAGGATTTGCAGTTATGATTACTCATTTAACCTCACCTTTAGCTTATACCAGTCTCTACGGCAACCTAACTGCAATAGCTAATTTAATAAATAAATATGAAAATACTACCGATAAAACTCAAAAAGATACAATAGCTTTCAGCATTAAGTTATTAATTGAAAGAAATAATTATATTCAATCTATGGGATTAACTCAGGAGGAATTTGAAAAATTAAATTTAAATGAAGTAGTTAAATCTGCAGATAAATTTTTATTTGAAGTTCAAAATACCCTTTACCCATTAGGTTTGCATGCTATTGGTCAAAATTGGACAGTAACTGACATTAGTCGTAGCGTAGTTGCTGCACTGTCCCAGGAGTTTACATATGATGGAATAACCACCACAATATTTGATGAAGTTGCAAAATACCTCTTTTCTAAAAAGTATTCTGAATTAAATGCCCTAGAAAGAGATAAAGTATTAAACACAAGTGAACAAATAGTAGCTGCATTAATATTCTCAAACAGTACTACAGTAGCTAATGTTTTAGGCTCAGACAGCCCTAGTTTAATTGCTGCAATGAATTATGGAAGATATTACATTTCTTTAATTTATGCTTCCATAAACAATGAATTAACATCATTTATTAATGGATTAAATGGTAAATATATCCCTGTTGTTTCTGATGGAGATGTAATTAATATTAATTCACTGCCGACTGGTGGAAATTTCTTCCATGATCAATCACAGGAACTGCCAACAGAAGAAGCATATAACTATGCCAAAATACTGACATTGCTTACACTGTCATCTCTTAATGAAAAAACACAAAAAATTGCAATGGGAATTTGGTGTGTTGAAACAGCAAGAGATAACGGTGCCTTAATTTCAGTAGTATTATATCTGTTAGGTATGCAACCTGTTTATACTTCTTCTCCAAGTGCCGGAGGTAAAACTGAAGATGGTGACAGTGTCGGTACCAAAACCAAAATAATGCCAAAATTTGTCGGATTAAAAGATTTGCTCAGACCTGAAGGATGGGCTAAAAAAAGAATAGATGTTGTTGTCATTACAAGCGGTAACTTTAGAGATTTATACAGCACCCAGGTTTCATTATTAGACAATGCATTTAGAGTAGCTTTAGCTAGATCATATTTAACTATCATTAATAATAAAACATTGATGGAAAGTAAATATGGAAAAGACATGAAAGAAGCACTGGATAAAGTAATGGAAGGCATCGGATATTATGGAGTCGGATCTGAATCTTTTGATGAAAATTATGTAGCTCGTCATTGGGTTAATGATTTTATATACTACAAAAATTTGGGCTATAATAATACATATGCCGGAGAAGTAGCTATTACCCGCGTATTTGCACCGCCAAATGGAGATTATGGAGCAGGTATTGCCAAATCCGTTTCATTAAGTTGGACATGGAATAATACTAATGATTTAGCTAAATTTTACTTAGGCAGAATGGGAAATATGTACTCTAAAAATTACTGGGGCGAAACAAATCCTGTAGTATTTGCAAGAGTTCTCAATAATACTGATGACATTATTGTCAGCCGTAATACAAATGTTTACGGCATTGCAGATAATGATGATTTCTTTGATTACTGGGGCGGTCTTTCAATGGCAGTTTCATATATTAATGGAAAAACTCCTAATATGAATGTGTTAATGTATGGTAATAAAGACAAACCGTATATCAGTTCCATTGAAACTGTATTGTCTAAAGAAACAGCAACCCGATACTTCAATCCAAATTGGATACTTGGAATGATGAATGAAGGATACAGCGGAGCACGTTATATATCCAATAAATTCCTGAATAATTTATTTGGATGGGCTGTAACAAGACCGAATGCAGTAAACAACTGGATGTGGGATGAATCATATAATGTTTACATCAAAGACAAATACAATTTAGGAGTAACTGACTGGTTACAAAGCGGAAACAATAATTATGCATTTATTTCATCTGCAGGAACCCTTTTAACTGCTGCATATAACGGCTACTGGCAAACAGATAAAGGAACACTGGAAAATTTAGCAACAATGTGGGCAAATTCCATAATTGTAAACGGTGTTGCATGCTGTGATTGTAGCTGTGGTAATATAGCTATGTTAAAATGGGCTACACAATACATTAATCCTGATTTACTGGCTAAATTTAATGACCAACTTTATCAGGCTACTCAAAATAACATTTTTGCCAATTCATTTGTTCCAACAAATTCAAATAATCAAAATTCAAATGACGAAAGTCAAAGTTCATCAAAAGCTACAAGTACAACACAATCCAGTATTATAAGCTATGGCGGATCCAACTCTCAAATATCTTCAAGTATTGGTATGGACAGTTCCCAAAATCCGTCCTCTTCAAGCAGTGAAGTTTCAGCTTCTGAACAGGAATCCGGAAAATCTTACGAAGTATCTAAAGATACATCTTCCAGTTCATCTACAAAAGGAGATATGCCTATATCACTGATTATTTGCGTTGTTGTAATGGTGCTAATATTTGGTTATGGTTATTATAAACGAAAAAATGAAGAGTAA
- a CDS encoding transposase, whose product MVKRKFDRNQAKLGINTLDWNVPENHISRFVVEFVEEVFPLLNIKEPKKKKGRDSLPVDSMLKLLIYAKIQHIDRTSIIADMARYHDIFKYVCDDIRPSERSIQRYRREYGHYFEVLLQMTLKKAFDEGFTEFNHVAIDGTIKKAYNSNNNTITKKETQILIDYYEGRPIDPECLEKLHKPAQRLLEKKDIDDEDKLELLYGIKTQFTFTGQDKIPVNDIEARFMKGKKGNFMVAYNIQSAVDYDTKLICAINVTQNPTDHYELPIIAERAIRNINTTPKYISADTIYLNQISLSYLADKKIDGLIPNRKQSKEKIGKLNPNPYHKDHFEYDYELDAFKCPKNQYMHFFAKYIEPHKDPEKPDKIKRLYNNYEACKNCKARNKCLTGKQTHKTITEYGSEMQKAMNEKMEKQEYKDEYSKRSSVEGPFGIFKEQFQIEKEVVIGMVKTEERINLDALAYNLIRLHNIKQEIKNTTEDLEDFCESTSIKNQLKLDVTIF is encoded by the coding sequence ATGGTTAAAAGAAAGTTTGATAGGAATCAGGCAAAATTGGGCATTAATACTCTTGATTGGAATGTTCCGGAGAATCATATTTCTCGTTTTGTTGTTGAATTTGTTGAAGAAGTTTTTCCACTTTTAAATATCAAAGAACCCAAGAAAAAGAAAGGAAGAGACTCCCTTCCAGTGGATTCCATGTTAAAATTGCTTATTTATGCCAAAATCCAACATATTGATAGAACATCAATAATTGCAGATATGGCGCGATACCATGATATATTTAAATACGTGTGCGATGATATTAGACCTTCTGAAAGATCAATCCAAAGATATCGAAGAGAATATGGCCATTATTTTGAAGTATTGCTGCAAATGACATTAAAAAAGGCCTTTGATGAAGGATTCACTGAATTTAATCACGTTGCCATTGATGGAACCATCAAAAAAGCATACAATTCCAACAACAACACCATTACAAAAAAAGAAACTCAAATATTGATCGATTACTACGAAGGACGACCTATTGACCCTGAATGTCTTGAAAAACTTCACAAACCTGCTCAAAGATTATTGGAAAAGAAAGACATAGATGATGAAGATAAATTAGAACTATTATATGGAATAAAAACACAATTTACATTCACAGGACAGGATAAAATTCCAGTAAATGATATAGAAGCAAGATTTATGAAAGGAAAGAAAGGAAACTTCATGGTTGCTTATAATATCCAATCTGCAGTCGATTATGATACCAAATTAATCTGTGCAATAAACGTCACACAAAACCCGACAGACCACTACGAACTACCAATAATCGCAGAAAGAGCAATAAGAAACATTAACACCACACCAAAGTATATAAGTGCCGATACAATATACTTAAACCAAATATCACTATCATACTTAGCAGATAAAAAAATAGATGGTTTAATACCAAATAGAAAGCAAAGTAAAGAAAAAATAGGAAAATTAAATCCAAATCCATACCATAAAGACCATTTTGAATATGATTATGAATTAGATGCATTCAAATGCCCAAAAAATCAATATATGCACTTTTTCGCAAAATACATCGAACCACACAAAGATCCAGAAAAACCAGACAAAATAAAAAGACTCTACAACAATTATGAAGCCTGTAAAAACTGCAAAGCACGAAACAAATGCTTAACAGGCAAACAAACACACAAAACCATCACAGAATACGGATCAGAAATGCAAAAAGCAATGAACGAAAAAATGGAAAAACAGGAATATAAAGACGAATATAGCAAAAGATCAAGCGTTGAAGGACCATTTGGAATATTCAAAGAACAATTCCAAATAGAAAAAGAAGTAGTCATCGGAATGGTAAAAACAGAAGAAAGAATAAACTTAGATGCATTAGCATATAATTTAATACGACTACACAACATAAAACAAGAAATAAAAAACACAACAGAAGATTTAGAAGATTTCTGCGAAAGCACATCCATTAAAAACCAATTAAAACTTGATGTAACAATATTTTAA